A segment of the Hemicordylus capensis ecotype Gifberg chromosome 6, rHemCap1.1.pri, whole genome shotgun sequence genome:
cccctgctgcAGAGGAGGGTGTGGCAGGGCAATGTCGATGAagtggggaagaagaggaagaagaggtcaGAACCCAGAAGCACCAGCACCCCAGGTCCTCTGCAGAATTCGAAACAGGTGGATACCAGAAAGCTTTTGCCTCCTTGCACCAGGCTCTGCTATGCAACCCCTTTTGTacatattttgtttaaaaagtggtatatcatCAACATtcttattaatcatcatcatcatcatcatcatcatcatcatcatcatcagagaaGGCTGCCTTTAGAAGGATGCATTGGAGCAGAGGGATTGGGACGGCACTCACCTGCCTTGAAGCTAAGCTCATCCGCCTCTTGGCCAATATAGTCGTACACAGCACGGACCCGCTGGCCTGACACGGAAACAGGCACTGGCTTTGCACTGTAGGAGGGGGTAGGAATGTGAGCAGAACTACAGGCAAGCTCCACCCCGCCCCACATTACTATTTATATATCCTGCCTTGTCTACAATGGTGGCATACATGGTCCCATTCCTCCCATTTTGTGGGGTGGAGCCCTGGGTCagctgtagagcatctgctttgcaggcagaaggtcccaggttcaatccctggcgtctccaggtagggctgggaaagactcctgcctggaaccttggagagctgctgacagtcagcctagataatactgagctaaacggacaggggcggagccaccattgagcgaacggttcaaagaacctgggccgccaaccccaggggccacgcctcacagccccagacacatccctggtgtctgatgtcagacacggggggcgtagttttgccccaatgtggccccgtttgggactgaaattcGCCCATGCCTcattggcagcacggccggagtgactctcagATGGGGAGAGCCACccctggcctcactgccaatgcagcggggccgatctccctcccaaacggggtcaCGTGGTCCGGTTTGGGAGCAAGACCACAcccctgcgcctgatgtcagatgcaggggcatggctagccggccCCCTAAGTCTGaggtcagacgtggggggcggggccagggccCGCGGTGGCGGCCAAACATGGGCCACCATCAGCCTCCCTCCGCTCCTGTAAATGGACCAAtcgtctagctcagtataaggcagcttcctatataatgAGGTCTCTAACCTCACAACAACAgtcctgtggggtaggttaggctgagaatgaCTGGCCCCAAAtcactgagcttcatggctaagtaGTGATCTCCAAAGCCACAGTCTGGCACTCTAATCACTGCAGCACACTGACTGTCACCACTTTGTTATTTCCCCCACCTTTGAAACGCAAATTGTAGACTCCTTGTGTTTCATATTAGGCTTTTAACATGTTTTACAACATAGTGTGCATTAATGACCATATGGGCATTTTACTCAAGAGCTGATGCAATGTAGGCCTAATGATCTGTGAGTGCCTTTTTTGGATTCTAGCCCACCGCATATTCACTAGCTGATCCTTAAGCAAGTCGCTACTTTTTCTTTATAATCAGCGCTCCCATCCACAAATATCCGCAAGATGGGGATGAGAGTAATACTGATCTGCCTTACTGGACAGTTTTAAAGATTGCTGAGAGAATGTATGTGACATGGTATTTTGAACATTTGAAATGAGCTATACTGTATAAGTGCTTCATATGCATAACAACTAATAGATACACCAAGCGTGGCTGCGCCCTCTAGTGCTTGTATAGGGTAAAGCATGCTCATTTCAAACTTGTTTTTCTGCTGTtactagggcgctttccagattagaccctgcaacggggacacgacgtatctctgaagtgcgtatcttccacacttcctgtgttgtgacatcacGGTCCCTACGCcggcagcagggtgccattcacatttccaatgccttttttCCAAATTTAATCattgtgatatagtgctataatgttgtgtatccggcattaaaaagttgttgttctttcaggttgttagttttcgggagactgctccccctgctgggcactttgctatttacgttttgaatgcaatttgcctgaattgAAGCGTTTTGCCAcggttgagcggctaatctggaaagcgccctggtaacagcagaaaaacaaacatgaaactaaggcacactgccaccaccaagAAAAGCTTTCCCTAGAAACCTTAATGGGCTCCACCCATGTACAAGGAAGCCCATCAGAGggtcatacctgccaacatgtccctattttcctcattctcctgaatgggaaaatagggacacatTGGCAGATATGGAAGGTACTCTGCAGAGGGTCCTCTCAAACCTAGAGCCCCTGCACCCATTTCAATCCCTAGCCTCATGGCTGCCTTCAGGAATTTTTCCTTGATGGGGCGGGGGCAAAGTATAGCCACATAAATATGTATAATATGaaagcactggctcccagtccgtttccaggcccaattcaaagtgctcattttaacctttaaagccctaaatggcttgggaccaagttacccgagagagtgccttgcctcaGATGTCCCTAcccgaaccttaagatcttcttcggaggccctcctccgggtgcccctgccaaatgaggtgaggcgtgtggctgccagggagagggccttttcggtggttgcaccccatttatgggatagcctccccagtgaggtttgcctggtttcatcactttgttcttttattcGCCCGGTAAAGACTTTTGTGTTCACcaaagccttttaaattttggttttcagatatGATCTGATTTTtacctaattttaaaatgagtttttaagctgctttgtattgtattgtgtgttttcttttcaccttttttttttggtctgttgtgatttaatgtgttatgtcagggtttcttaaccttggccccccagatgttgttggactacaactcccatcatcctcagccacaaaggccatgtctgcggatgatgggaattgtagtccaacaacatctgggagtccaaggttaagaaaccctgttgtgagccacccacagaacaatttgttatgggtcaactaacaaataaagtttattattattattaaagcaaCTGCTGCTCTACATTAATCCCCCGTGAATCCAAGAGGGGGCAAGtagcccactccccccacccatgtgGCCCATGCCAACCTTTGCACCCATTTCAAAATTTAAACAGAAGTTAGGAAATCTGTTCATGGATTTCCCAAGTCACGTCTGTTTCAGCCCTCAGGTTATTTGTGCCATAAGAGAACGATGTTAACATGGCATAGCATATGGTAAGAGAGCTATTTTTACAGTAAATGTCTTCTAGTGAACCTCGCTTTCATATTCTCATTTCAAATCAATTTAAGCTTCATGTgtcaaaaaacaaaagcaaaaaaccaGCCTCCAGCGTGGACAGCCTGATGTGCTTTAAAGGACCAGACAGGACCAGCCATGTTCCAAGGCCAGACAAAGATGACCCACAGCGAAAAGAAAAGTGATCTCTCAAAGAAGCTTTTTGTGAACAGTTGCTTAAAGCAGGGCTTAATTTGAGTCAGGACTCCAATACCAGAGCTCAGTGCTGGAACACATGAAGTAATGATAGAAAAAATGAGGTTTCTGAGTTTGTGCAGAGTGCCCCCATATATCACAATGTATTTCACAAGGAAGTCGAACATAGTGCAGGAGTGAGCAGACTTAAGGCTTCTGGGAGCTACTTATTGGTTTTTCCAGAGCTTTGGGAGATACCAGCATGAAATAGCAGTTTGGGGAGGTGGAGCCAGTTACAAAATGGCAATTTTACAAACATTTACGTCagcagaataagggattttaacatcaaacccCCTGAATCCCAGAAGAATATTGCCGCAGGACAGGAGGGAAGCAAGAGAAGagaagcttgggagtgctcctggacccaaagctctccctggtttctcaggttgaggcagtggccaggagcactttttatcagctttggctgatacgtcagctacgtccatttctagaggcgaatgaccttaaaacagtggtacatatgctggtaacctacaggcttgactactgtaatgtgctctacgtggggctgcctttgtacatagtctagaaactacaattggtacagaatgcagcagccattttgatcTCTGGgtcaacatgaagggaccatataacaccagttttgaaagaactgcactggctgccgatatgtttccaggtgaaatacttTCAGGGGGGTTGCCATAGCAGCCCTATAGCTCTGGAGAGCTTTATCCATGTTCACTCAGCCTCTAGCCCCTTCCTCTCTTTCTACTTGGGAGGGGGGCAAAACTCACCTGCTCTGGGAAGGAGTGATACTGCGGAGCGTCGCTTTCTCTGGTTCTTTGGTTTTCTTGGCTTTCACCTGTGGTCGTTCCTGGTCAGGGTTCCAACTCTGAACAGGAGAAAAGGGGCAGCAGAAGCATCCAGAAGTTTAATTTGCTCAGAACTTAACTTGATTGAACAAACAGGGACTGCACTTAACTTAAGGAATAGTATGAAACACAAGACAATAAGAACTATGAGAAACAAAACACTTAGGAAATACTTAATACAAAATGTAAATGAACAATAGACACATGCTAAAATTCGTAGGAACAATGTAAGAATGCTAAAATCAGCATTCTTATACTGTTCCTATGTTTACCAtggcatgttttatttatttatagttagtGTTACCTTTGCCTGTTTagacaggagaacctcagtatttgcaggggttcaGTTCTATCTCCACTACTACAGAAACAGCGAATACTGGGTGCAAAGAGATCACAAGGGTTAGATTCCATAAAATCGGcctgaaattgccattttaaacatgtttttctttttaaaacagagcTAAAAGGCCttagaaatggggtggggtggggctaatGTGCTCCACGGGCCCACAACAGTCCATGAATGTTTTTCTTAAGGTAGCTAAAAAGCCCTAGAAATGAGAGGGGTGAGTGCCTACTGTACTCCATGGATCCCCAGCAGTCAAACAATGCCCACAAGAGTTGAAAATTGGCCCAAAATCACAATTTTTtgcccttctttaaaaaaatatgagcCATAAAATAGCTCCCTAAGGCAAAATGGAGGCCGGAAATGACCCCTGaagtaatttccggccacccacAACCAACGGATATGCAGATCTAAGCCCTTTTTTAAACCCTCCCCCCATGTATACATTACCTGACTGCGGATACACAAAACCGCGGATAGTGAATCCGCtattaacgaggttctcctgtattaccCTTTACATTTTGTATTAAGTATTTCTTAAGTGCTTGTTTGTCATCGTatttattgaggtcattcacacaatcaaatactgTGTTCCACCCATGTTGGgggctgtgcgtgctcccaatatttggttgtgtggaagcaaggtaggaggaaaacctgggtaacttttcctcccgccttgcttccacaccttcatttctacccaagttttcctcttaccttgcttccacccaaccaaacattgggagcacacacagcttccaaacatgggcagaacacagattttgattgtgtgagtgacctcattGTGTTTGCGTTTCATACCAGAACTTAACTCGAGCCAAAACTCAGACACAGAAACCTTCTTTTCAGTGCCAGGCTGTTCTTAGGGAGCCCTGGCAAGGtacagggcaaatcagccagtgcgggggcctTTTCCAGCTAATGTTATTGACTGCAACAAGAGCATGGGCCCATCCAAAGTGTGGGGGCttgggcagtcaccctgcttgccctgccctaaggacagccctgtccaGTGCCACATCTCAGCACCGGAACACGTGAAGTGGAATATGAATGCATTTGCACTGAGTATTCTAAAGGATGACAGGTTTTGCTGGAGGTTTTTTCTAGACATTGCTTCTCCTGGTCTGAACAGAACTGTCACTTTGAATGACAGACACCTGATAATAATATTTTGTGCTCCCAACTTTCCTGAGCAGTGCCCAGGGACAGCTTTGTACAGATCAGTTTCCTAGTGAGGAGAGAATactgacactggctgacatatcaAGCAAGGGTACGTCAGCCCAGCAATGCTGCGTGCCTGCAACTTGCGCAAATGACATTACACAAGAGCAAGCCCATTGGTAACAAATTGTTTCTTTACAAATATGCAGGCTGAGCAGATAGGAAGCAAGCACGCACATACACTTGCACCCAAAGCAATATCAGTCTGGAGTTGAACATTTCGATAAGCTTCTTCTGCCAGCCAGAAATCTAGACACCTTTTCCAACAAATTCTAAATAAACTGTTCTTCTGTTTTCTGTCCACATTCTGACTGCAAAAGCTGGGTTTTCCTCTATGCTCTGCCCAGACATCTCTAGTTTGACACAAATTCCCATGGCAGGACAAAAGCAGATATCTTAAAAATATAGGAAGTAATTTATTCAGCCAAAGAAATGACTCTCCACATAACTCTGATATCATtttcctctttttgtttttgcactggtgcctttccttcttccttccctctcttagAGTAGCCACCATCCAAGGCCATTAACTGGGATTCTATTGTAAACCTTcagtatgaggctattcccaggcCACACAAAAACGATAAGAGAGGGGTCCATTTTGCATGACCAAAGAACATGCTTATATTATGTATCTGAAATTAATATACAACTGTATATGTCAGTTATAAAAATCCTGAAATAAATACAGAACTGAATCGCATATTATCATATCTCATTATATTTCCTTTCCTGAAGTAAATTCTGGGGTAGTCCTAAAATATGTTCTCTCTCAAAGTCCTACAAGAATATAGATGTCATTTTAGGGTACCAAATTATAATCAGAGAGGTATGAATGGGGTGTCAACTGAAAGCAAAGAACATATAGACCACCCCCCTCCAATTGGTTTTGCCAATTTACCAAAAAGGAGACCAAACCTGAGGTAAAACACAGTTGGTTGTTGATGTTTGTCAGTCGGAGAGATCTCTCCCTAACCactggctgagctgctgtgatgtcacggaATGTTCATAAACTTTTAAACTTCTCAAGAGTCAGCACAAAAGGCCTACAGACAGAAAGAGCTCTTTGCTcttggaggaaaggaggaggagggtttaATTTAGTATCCACTATTAAAAAAATAAGCTTTTCGGGCAACTGTTGTGGGCTTCATTTTGTATCTTCATTATGTATATTATCTGGGACTATTTGTCTCTGTACCTATAGTCTGGCTGGAGACTGGAGTGCCTCTGAGAGTATGCAGAGTGCCCTTATTTCACTATTAAGCAAGGGAGAGGTTCCCACCTCAAACTGTGGCCAGTTCATGGGCATCCCTGGTCCATGTCGATTACGCCACCATTTGAGGTCATCCTGGTCATTTATGTCCTCAATAGCTTGGTGCAAGTCAGTATAAACAGCTCGGATACTGAATGAAGGGAGGAAAATGAACAGGAAGGGATGTCAGGTGGCATTCAAAAACCTTCACCCTCAAACCTTTTCACAATTTGCTTCCCCATTTAACACTACAATAATAGTGAGAATCCTGCAAGCCATGCAAGAAACTGggaaaaagaatttttttaaaaagtcatttaacCATAAAAATATCTGCACAGAAGGGCAAAAATCCCCTAGAGGCAGGCAGCATATACAGCAGTAAGATGTCTGGATGGGGTAGTAGAAGGAGGCAAGGAAAGCTCCAGGACCCCCTCTAATGGGTAACAACGGCATTGCAGCCCTGGAGGACTGAAGCTCCTCCCCATTTATGACGGTTGGCAGGGACCCAACACTTTCCCCATCCCTAATGCACAACAGTAACCCAACAGGCCCTTTAAATGAGGAAAAGCTACTGCTGGTGGGGCAATAAGGACATAACAATATTAggagagccctgttggatcaagccAAGAGTCCCTGTAGCCCGGTTTCCCAATTGTCTCCGCCAGAAGTGTCTCTTCCTAACTTTAAAGGGGTCAGCAGACTACTGTTACACACGAATTCACATGTAAAGTGTCATTGGGGCCTCAGACAATCCTTTCTCACACCTGGGGTCAGCAGTGACATCGAGGCGTCGATGCAGGGCAAGGAAGGCCCCCTTAAGGAAGATGATGCGTCTCTGCTCTAGCGCCTGCCCCTGCTCAAAAACCGACTCCATTTCCTCCATGTAGCGTGGGCTACAGCGATCGAGCTCTTGCAGGGCCTTCTCGTAACGCTCACGCACCTGTTGAGAGGGGTAAAGAGTCAAGAAGGTTCACGTGCCAAGGGCCTCTTCTGTCTCGGGCACAAGCCTTTTCTAGCACTGTTGGGATAGAAagaactgagccatttttggaagggcggtatagaaattgaataaattaaacaaacaaacaaacaaacaaaacattccaGAACCCTGTCCCTAAGCAGGCAGTCCACAGTCAACACactggagccctattcagacacttaggctgtccacacaaccaaaaactgggaaagtgtcctacccaggtttgtgcgtgctctcaatttttggctgtgtggaggAAACCACTaggcaggagaagggagaagtgactgtgtgagagacaggagctgggtaggatagtgctgtcctacccagctctcataccCAGCGTTTGActaaggcaggaggaaaagctggtgggacacttgtcctaccctgttttcagttgtgtgaacagcctcttcgTGTTGTATGTACATTCAAGTCTGGATACACATAAACATGTTTTTATGTGTCCTGTGCATTTaacaggagccacctaatggcacagcaggaaattacttgattagcaagccagaggttgccggttcaaatccccgctggtatgtttcccagactatgggagacatctatatcaggcagcagcgatataggaagatgctgaaaggcatcatctcatactgcacggagcaggggcgtagcaaggttagagtgagcccagagacaagatttttaaatgcccactccccatcactgaagctcagctcatgaagtaaaggaatcttaaatgaggctgaatagtggtaacaaaaagcagagtaaaataaatctatttatttatttataaataaaacctatgtgccacaatagatcatcctaaattgttttttaaaaggttttgtaaattgtggaggatgcaagtcatttaatggtactagagaaagacatgctgttctggtagctccaggtcttaacactcacatcagtttcggaggataaatacaactgaaggaagcccgggcgaatgcatggctgggggagtcagtcatgtgacttgcctctggggggccccccaaggcagtgggcccccagacaactgtctccccttgccctattatagttacgcccctgtgcgggagatggcaatggtaaatgcctcctgtattctaccccaccaaaaaaccacagggctctgtaggcaccaggattCAACAcagacttgacgacacactttaccttgatgCCTTTAACAGCTGAAAAATATTAGGAAAGCGTTTCACAGCATAAAAATGAGCATGATCTTTGCTGTGAAAAGTTTTACTTGATGGCTTctgttgttaaaggcacaggacagACTTTTTTCCTGGTAAATTGGCAGtcctataaataaatgaaaaggcTGGGCCTAGAGTGCCAGTGGCCATCAGGACCAACAAGCCACAGCAAGGCCAACAAGCCCCAGGCAATACAAAAGAAAGTGTGGTTGGTTTGCCTGACAATTCCATTGAGTGACACAGCATCCTAAAGTGGCCTGTATTCCCCCTCTTGCTTGGTTGGACCCATCCAGAAAGGGGTGAAAAGACATACCTTGTTGGCGTCCTGGCTGCACCGTTGATGTTCATCTCGCAGGGCACGTTGCCGGTCAGGGGGCACCTCAGGCCCCGCGGCCGTCTGAACTCCGCTCTCCCGTAGggctgcaatgtgctctttgcGGCAGGCCTTGTAGTACAAGGATTTGTTCTTCTCGACCTGGATGTTATTTCAAGGGTCGGTGGAACAGAAGTGTGCCAACCATCAACATATACCTCAGGATATACCACACCTTCCCCAGAGAACCCAGCTGTCCTGGCtcataggttacataggaagctgccttgacaGAAGACCATTGgtcgagtcagaccgttggtccacgTGGCtgaggattgtctacaccaggcctgctcaacttgagcaccccagaggtttttggactacagctcccataatccccagccatagtggccaatagccagggattatgggagttgtaggccaacatctgcaggggggccgaagttgagcaagcctggtctCCACTGAcctgcagcagccctccagggtttcagacaagggtcttttccaaccctacctggagatgccaaggattgaagctaggcccctctgcatgcaaggcagacgcTCTTCTACTGAACTGCAGCCATTCCCCAAAGAACTGTTCATAGGTGGGTCCAAGCTACCAATCTTTCTGATAACAGACAACACACTAACTGATTGCGCAACTGATAATCCCTTGTGATTTATCCTCATGCTCTTATGCTCCCAATTTCCCTATGCCCTGGGTTCTCAAAACGATGGGGGTGGGTCCCCCAGGTAGGGTGCAAGACCCAGTGGCAGGAGATGAGTGCTAACCCTGCATACTGTATGAGCAGGCATTGCTGGTGCTATTTTTTGCCCTCACATGTCCCCCAAATCTAGCTTGGGAAGGAGTGATGGAATGAGGTTAGCTGGTGCTATTTTTTGCCCTCGGGGACAGCCCCAGCTAACCTCATTTCATCACTCCTTCCCAAGCTAGACTTGGGGGACATGTGAGTGGGCCTAGAGCCAGgcaagagagggaaagaggaagagggacATGcttttgattctctctctctctctctctctcacacacacacacacacacacacacacacacacacacacacccctgctttaTACCAAGAGAGGCCACTGGTCcacataaattgtagctgggaatgatgggcgtatatcgttcagcaacatctggaggaacccaggttgggagccactggtctgcattgactggcagtggctctgcagggtttcagatgggtatttcccaaccttacctggagatgccagggattgagcctgagaccttctgcaagcaaagcaggtgctcttccaccgagctagggcccttctccaaggttacataggaagctgccttataccgagtcagatacctcagtattgtctactttgactgggagaggctctccagggtttcagaagagtgtttcccagtcctacctggagttgTTAGAGATTGGATGAGCCTTTTTGCCTACGAAGAGGATGCTCTTTTCCACGGAGCTATGACCCCTCCTCTCCTAGAGAGCTCCGGATGCCAAGGTCCCTCCTACCTTCTTGAGCTTCTTGGTCCAGGGTTTCTGAGCCCGCTGGAAGCCACTTTCCAGCTCACAGGCCTCCTTGAAGCCCCCAAACAGCTTGCGGTGATAGGAGTCGCGTTGCCACGCCCGGATGCGCCCGGCATCCTCCGAGACCAAGGCCCGTTGCATCTCCATGTGCAGTCGGCTCAGCCGCTCGGAAGCCCCTAAGAACGCTTGCCAGGCCCGGAGCAGGGAGCCGTACAACGGACCTggacaggggcagggagggaccaAGGGTGGCTTCAGATTTCACATGTTGCCCACACTGAGAGCAAAATACACAAAGCCAACAGAGTGCAGATTATAGCCCTCTCAAAATGTGACCACCACATTTCACTTTTAAGACAGAAGTGAGTaatcttggccttccagctgttgtcgaactacaattcccatcatccccagccacaatggctagggatgatgagagctgtagttcagcagcaactgGAGAGCCAAAAATGCCCACTCCTGCTCTAAGGGCTGATTGCATTGagatgtggaattctctgccgcaggatgtggtgatggccaccagcttggatggctttaaaaggggcttagttagacaaattcatggaggacaggtctatcagtggctactagtctggtggctataggccacctctagcctcagaggcaagctgtctctaaattccaggggagcaacagcaagatagagggcaagccctcaccccctgcctgtgggcttctcagaggcatctggtgggccactgtataaaacaggattctggactagataggcccagcagggctgttcttatgaggttgGCATGAGGAGGCCGATCCAAATCAATCTACATGGTAACTGTTAATGTGTGGTAGCCATGCCACTAAGGTGATTTTCTGAACCACCACAAACGTTGACATAAAACttgaggcttgttcacatgatcattgactgggtaggacaagtgtcctatatCCAGAtccaggagctgtgcacactcctaattttcAGTCGTGTGTGGgtaaaaagcaaggtaagagggaagcATGATCATCTGCTAACCATCAACTGGTTAGGACAGTTTTTCCTACTACCTCCTATCTCGTTCAAAAGCTGGAAATGGAATCTGGATCGGGCGCATCTATCCTATCCAGCTGACACTTAGCAGACAATC
Coding sequences within it:
- the LOC128330682 gene encoding protein kinase C and casein kinase substrate in neurons protein 2-like isoform X3, whose product is MRQGNRGDTMSVIYSEVAADEPTTSSFWMPNHYHSTVKRLDDGYRVCDQIVTCFQERAKIERSYALQMEEWTRKWRPLVDASPLYGSLLRAWQAFLGASERLSRLHMEMQRALVSEDAGRIRAWQRDSYHRKLFGGFKEACELESGFQRAQKPWTKKLKKVEKNKSLYYKACRKEHIAALRESGVQTAAGPEVPPDRQRALRDEHQRCSQDANKVRERYEKALQELDRCSPRYMEEMESVFEQGQALEQRRIIFLKGAFLALHRRLDVTADPSIRAVYTDLHQAIEDINDQDDLKWWRNRHGPGMPMNWPQFESWNPDQERPQVKAKKTKEPEKATLRSITPSQSSAKPVPVSVSGQRVRAVYDYIGQEADELSFKAGELLTKVEDEDEQGWCKGVTDSGRVGLYPANYVEPIQD
- the LOC128330682 gene encoding protein kinase C and casein kinase substrate in neurons protein 2-like isoform X4, producing MSVIYSEVAADEPTTSSFWMPNHYHSTVKRLDDGYRVCDQIVTCFQERAKIERSYALQMEEWTRKWRPLVDASPLYGSLLRAWQAFLGASERLSRLHMEMQRALVSEDAGRIRAWQRDSYHRKLFGGFKEACELESGFQRAQKPWTKKLKKVEKNKSLYYKACRKEHIAALRESGVQTAAGPEVPPDRQRALRDEHQRCSQDANKVRERYEKALQELDRCSPRYMEEMESVFEQGQALEQRRIIFLKGAFLALHRRLDVTADPSIRAVYTDLHQAIEDINDQDDLKWWRNRHGPGMPMNWPQFESWNPDQERPQVKAKKTKEPEKATLRSITPSQSSAKPVPVSVSGQRVRAVYDYIGQEADELSFKAGELLTKVEDEDEQGWCKGVTDSGRVGLYPANYVEPIQD
- the LOC128330682 gene encoding protein kinase C and casein kinase substrate in neurons protein 2-like isoform X2 codes for the protein MGASPEGDTMSVIYSEVAADEPTTSSFWMPNHYHSTVKRLDDGYRVCDQIVTCFQERAKIERSYALQMEEWTRKWRPLVDASPLYGSLLRAWQAFLGASERLSRLHMEMQRALVSEDAGRIRAWQRDSYHRKLFGGFKEACELESGFQRAQKPWTKKLKKVEKNKSLYYKACRKEHIAALRESGVQTAAGPEVPPDRQRALRDEHQRCSQDANKVRERYEKALQELDRCSPRYMEEMESVFEQGQALEQRRIIFLKGAFLALHRRLDVTADPSIRAVYTDLHQAIEDINDQDDLKWWRNRHGPGMPMNWPQFESWNPDQERPQVKAKKTKEPEKATLRSITPSQSSAKPVPVSVSGQRVRAVYDYIGQEADELSFKAGELLTKVEDEDEQGWCKGVTDSGRVGLYPANYVEPIQD
- the LOC128330682 gene encoding protein kinase C and casein kinase substrate in neurons protein 2-like isoform X1 codes for the protein MKEKAGEKEKGGKGDTMSVIYSEVAADEPTTSSFWMPNHYHSTVKRLDDGYRVCDQIVTCFQERAKIERSYALQMEEWTRKWRPLVDASPLYGSLLRAWQAFLGASERLSRLHMEMQRALVSEDAGRIRAWQRDSYHRKLFGGFKEACELESGFQRAQKPWTKKLKKVEKNKSLYYKACRKEHIAALRESGVQTAAGPEVPPDRQRALRDEHQRCSQDANKVRERYEKALQELDRCSPRYMEEMESVFEQGQALEQRRIIFLKGAFLALHRRLDVTADPSIRAVYTDLHQAIEDINDQDDLKWWRNRHGPGMPMNWPQFESWNPDQERPQVKAKKTKEPEKATLRSITPSQSSAKPVPVSVSGQRVRAVYDYIGQEADELSFKAGELLTKVEDEDEQGWCKGVTDSGRVGLYPANYVEPIQD